In the genome of Desulfuromonas sp. DDH964, one region contains:
- a CDS encoding IS1595 family transposase, with protein MAINRIQFQPGLSLADFLKDYGTEAQCEAILEHSRWPQGFVCPACGASRAVQFRRGRSNIFQCCRCRKQISLISGTIFHGSNLPLTQWFLALYFMTQGKSGLSMLELRRMLGLSYKAAWRLKHKLMQAMFEREETTVLAQRVEIDDAYLGGERSGGKVGRGSENKVPFIAAVETSHEGHPLRAVFSRVTTFSSHDVDQWAKNHLAPTALVVSDGLNCFRAVTKTGCYHQRKVVGDQRRSTDMGCFHWINTILGNLKTAMAGTYHAFDFDKYAHRYLAEFQYRFNRRFDLRSMLPRLLFACVSIGKRPEAWLRRAENWT; from the coding sequence ATGGCCATCAATCGTATCCAGTTCCAACCGGGGCTGAGCTTGGCTGATTTTCTCAAAGACTATGGTACGGAGGCCCAATGCGAGGCGATCCTTGAGCACTCGCGCTGGCCCCAAGGATTTGTCTGTCCAGCATGCGGTGCAAGCCGCGCGGTCCAGTTTCGGCGAGGACGGTCGAACATCTTCCAGTGCTGTCGCTGCCGCAAACAGATCTCGCTGATCTCCGGAACGATTTTCCATGGGAGCAATCTGCCGCTGACCCAGTGGTTTCTGGCCCTCTACTTCATGACACAAGGCAAGTCCGGCCTGTCGATGCTGGAGTTGAGACGAATGCTGGGTTTGAGCTACAAAGCGGCTTGGCGGCTCAAGCACAAGCTCATGCAGGCGATGTTCGAGCGCGAAGAGACAACGGTTCTGGCCCAGCGGGTCGAGATCGACGACGCCTACTTGGGCGGGGAACGCTCCGGCGGTAAGGTTGGTCGCGGTTCGGAGAACAAAGTTCCCTTCATTGCGGCAGTGGAGACCAGTCACGAGGGCCATCCGCTGCGAGCTGTTTTTAGCCGGGTGACGACCTTCAGCAGCCATGACGTTGATCAATGGGCCAAGAATCACTTGGCACCGACGGCGCTGGTCGTTTCTGATGGCCTGAATTGCTTCCGCGCCGTCACCAAGACTGGGTGCTACCATCAGCGAAAGGTGGTTGGTGATCAACGCAGAAGTACCGACATGGGCTGCTTCCACTGGATCAACACCATCCTGGGCAATCTTAAGACGGCCATGGCCGGAACGTATCATGCGTTTGACTTCGACAAATATGCGCATCGCTATCTGGCCGAGTTTCAGTACCGGTTCAACCGGCGGTTCGATCTGCGCAGCATGCTGCCAAGACTGCTGTTCGCCTGTGTCTCAATCGGCAAGCGGCCCGAGGCCTGGCTTCGCCGAGCTGAGAATTGGACCTAA